One window of Pieris napi chromosome 14, ilPieNapi1.2, whole genome shotgun sequence genomic DNA carries:
- the LOC125055982 gene encoding probable phosphorylase b kinase regulatory subunit beta isoform X6: MKRRRDHPDLMIRQGSIDDINAQQFLKIANYEDTVRQLDIYYAIVKRQLLRFQSPITGLFPVLSSDLHIASVRDSIYCASAVWGLYQAYRRIDDDRGKSHELGQSTVKCMRGVLECWIKQSARVEAFKTRQSAAHALHVKFHLTTGEPVLDDEQYHHLQIDVVSLYLLFLVQMITSGLQIIYTQDEVAFVQNLVYYVERAYRTPDYGMWERGSKYNDGTPEIHASSIGMAKAALEAINGCNLFGDKGASWSVVYVDIDAHNRNRSIFETMLPRESSSKGVDAALLPTISFPAFATHEDILVQLTKTNLLNRLKGKYGFKRFSRDGYKCVLEDPNRRYYNEGELKEFDGMESEWPLFYVMMIIDGVFRTLPEQVEEYQKLLKSRIYMDEFGDPVIPWYYYVPREGVESERNEPYSVRRVPANTGGLFLWAQSLFVLAQLLTGGLLHVNELDPIRRYLPSYNRPRRAGRYSAFQGIATDLVVQVVLIAESMRLQAMMGTYGIQTQTPHEVEPVQVCSSTQLVHVYRELGVCAKLKLTGRPIRPVGSLGTSKIYRVCGMTVLCYPLIFEVSEFYLYRDMALLIDDIKTELQFVGKYWRLSGRPTVCLLVREEHMRDPHFKQMLDLFAMLKKGHCDGVKVRLGRLQNLISSSCIEHLDFMSQGEFPSEMFTQFKQLQHDYIGYQSLTDVPRTLTYREQILNYESFKHRSTSDVVEALRSTENIYAQSQLWGILMDREGPMYEVSGMSALESLKSLYHSAGVLRQWRAVRYCSSLLNHTVDSISPFITTVLVNGKQLTVGVIGQKETVFDKPMTPGEIQSVMYSTIQPYDVIGAVLQQEVVLYCGRLIATNPDMFRGILKIRVGWVLEAIRIYLELFPNEKKADATLESLSPFKLRTLLQRVLTVSDWADEAGLTQLQRRQLEGCLCRVPKHFYVHVWDILLSTPQGIIVQGHAIPAQPTLVNMSRSELSFALLVEEALVRIPSAARRQLCVELLCVLATILRRNPELYLQQPLDLDKLLDDAHSTYAKDSGQPVSDCSLAGATATVTLGYLARAVVNSVLQMAAAPHLATAAPTDHDSCLIT; encoded by the exons ATGAAAAGAAGAAGG gaTCACCCGGACCTAATGATTCGCCAGGGCAGCATTGATGACATCAATGCTCAGCAATTTCTGAAAATAGCTAATTATGAAGACACTGTCAGGCAGCTAGATATTTATTATGCCATTG TTAAACGGCAGTTACTACGATTTCAAAGCCCCATAACTGGTTTATTCCCAGTGCTTTCCTCTGATCTTCATATAGCAAGTGTGAGGGATAGCATTTACTGTGCTTCAGCTGTATGGGGCCTATACCAAGCTTATAG ACGTATAGATGATGATCGTGGAAAGTCGCATGAATTAGGGCAGAGCACAGTAAAATGTATGAGAGGTGTATTAGAATGCTGGATCAAGCAATCAGCAAGAGTAGAAGCCTTCAAGACTAGGCAGAGTGCGGCCCATGCGTTACATGTTAAGTTCCATCTTACAACAGGAGAACCAGTACTTGATGACGAGCAGTATCATCACTTACAAATTGATGTAGTGTccttatatttactttttttggtACAAATGATTACATCTGGACTTCAAATCATTTATACACAA GATGAAGTTGCATTTGTTCAAAACCTGGTATACTATGTTGAAAGAGCATACAGAACACCTGATTATGGCATGTGGGAACGAGGTTCTAAGTATAATGATGGCACACCAGAAATACATGCATCATCTATAG gtatgGCAAAGGCAGCCCTTGAAGCGATCAATGGATGCAATTTATTTGGTGACAAAGGAGCGTCATGGAGCGTTGTATACGTAGATATTGACGCACACAATAGAAACAGAAGTATTTTTGAAACAATGTTGCCACGGGAGTCTAGTTCTAAg GGTGTTGACGCCGCTCTTCTACCAACGATATCCTTCCCAGCTTTCGCAACGCACGAAGATATCTTAGTACAATTAACGAAAACGAACCTTTTGAATCGCTTGAAAGGGAAATATGGTTTTAAAAGGTTTAGTCGGGACGGTTATAAGTGTGTGTTGGAAGATCCCAATAGGCGTTATTATAATGAGGGTGAATTGAAGGAATTTGATGGAATGGAATCTGAGTGGCCGCTTTTCTATGTAATGATGATCATTGATGGTGTGTTTAGGACATTGCCGGAGCAGGTTGAGGAGTATCAGAAGTTGTTGAAGTCGAGAATATATATGGATGAATTTGGtg ATCCAGTCATCCCCTGGTACTACTACGTGCCTCGAGAAGGTGTTGAAAGTGAACGCAACGAACCCTATTCCGTACGAAGAGTTCCGGCAA ATACCGGAGGATTATTCCTATGGGCGCAATCATTGTTCGTGCTGGCTCAACTGTTAACGGGTGGGTTACTACACGTAAACGAGTTAGATCCTATACGACGGTATCTCCCTTCATATAATCGACCTAGGAGGGCTGGACGGTATTCTGCTTTTCag GGTATTGCTACTGACCTAGTGGTTCAAGTTGTTCTTATAGCTGAATCAATGCGGCTTCAAGCTATGATGGGAACGTATGGAATACAAACACAAACACCTCACGAAGTAGAACCAGTGCag GTTTGCAGTTCTACGCAATTGGTACACGTTTATCGCGAATTGGGTGTATGCGCTAAGTTGAAACTGACAGGTCGTCCCATTCGACCCGTAGGTTCCCTGGGAACTAGTAAG atttatcgCGTGTGCGGAATGACAGTTTTGTGCTATCCGCTGATTTTTGAAGTGTCAGAGTTCTACTTATATCGGGATATGGCTCTTTTAATCGATGATATTAAAACTGAATTGCAATTTGTTGGGAA ATATTGGCGTCTTTCGGGAAGGCCAACAGTGTGTCTATTAGTTCGTGAAGAACACATGCGAGACCCCCACTTTAAGCAGATGTTAGATCTCTTCGCGATGCTGAAGAAGGGGCACTGTGATGGGGTCAAAGTGAGACTGGGGCGATTGCAGAATCTTATATCAAGCTCTTGCATAG AGCATCTAGACTTCATGAGTCAAGGTGAATTTCCATCGGAGATGTTCACACAATTCAAACAATTGCAGCACGATTACATTGGCTATCAATCGTTAACTGATGTGCCACGGACACTAACATATAGAGAACAGATTCTTAACTATGAGTCGTTCAAGCACAGATCTACGTCAGATGTAGTCGAAGCTTTGCGATCCACAGAGAATATATATGCACAGAGTCAATTGTGGGGTATTTTGATGGATAGGGAGGGACCTATGTATGAG gtAAGTGGAATGAGTGCCTTGGAGTCCCTTAAAAGCCTGTACCACAGTGCCGGCGTGCTTCGTCAGTGGCGCGCAGTGCGATACTGCTCATCGTTGCTAAACCATACTGTGGACTCTATCAGCCCCTTCATTACCACTGTACTCGTTAACGGAAAGCAG TTAACAGTCGGTGTGATCGGTCAAAAGGAAACTGTCTTCGATAAACCAATGACGCCGGGCGAAATACAATCTGTCATGTATTCAACTATTCAACCTTATGACGTCATTGGCGCTGTGTTGCAACAG GAAGTCGTGCTGTACTGTGGCCGATTGATTGCCACAAATCCTGATATGTTCCGTGGTATACTAAAGATACGTGTAGGGTGGGTGTTGGAAGCGATTCGGATATATTTGGAACTATTCCCCAACGAAAAGAAAGCTGATGCCACCCTCGAAAGTCTATCGCCATTCAAATTACGGACCCTGCTTCAAAGGGTGCTCACTGTATCCGACTGGGCTGATGAAGCGGG ATTAACCCAGTTACAGAGACGGCAATTGGAAGGCTGCCTATGTCGAGTTCCTAAACACTTTTATGTGCACGTTTGGGATATTCTATTGAGTACACCGCAAGGAATTATTGTTCAA GGCCATGCAATACCAGCTCAACCAACCCTAGTGAACATGTCCCGTTCGGAACTATCATTTGCATTATTAGTAGAAGAGGCACTAGTCCGTATACCGTCAGCGGCTCGTCGCCAACTTTGTGTGGAACTACTCTGTGTCCTCGCGACAATATTACGAAGAAACCCGGAGCTGTATCTCCAACAACCATTGGATCTGGATAAATTGCTGGATGACGCGCACTCTACATATGCGAAG GATAGCGGGCAGCCGGTATCCGATTGTTCTTTAGCTGGTGCGACCGCGACCGTTACGTTGGGATATCTCGCTCGGGCGGTTGTTAATAGCGTCTTACAAATGGCTGCCGCGCCACATCTTGCCACAGCTGCCCCTACAGATCACGATTCATGTCTCATaacttaa
- the LOC125055982 gene encoding probable phosphorylase b kinase regulatory subunit beta isoform X2: MDHPDLMIRQGSIDDINAQQFLKIANYEDTVRQLDIYYAIVKRQLLRFQSPITGLFPVLSSDLHIASVRDSIYCASAVWGLYQAYRRIDDDRGKSHELGQSTVKCMRGVLECWIKQSARVEAFKTRQSAAHALHVKFHLTTGEPVLDDEQYHHLQIDVVSLYLLFLVQMITSGLQIIYTQDEVAFVQNLVYYVERAYRTPDYGMWERGSKYNDGTPEIHASSIGMAKAALEAINGCNLFGDKGASWSVVYVDIDAHNRNRSIFETMLPRESSSKGVDAALLPTISFPAFATHEDILVQLTKTNLLNRLKGKYGFKRFSRDGYKCVLEDPNRRYYNEGELKEFDGMESEWPLFYVMMIIDGVFRTLPEQVEEYQKLLKSRIYMDEFGDPVIPWYYYVPREGVESERNEPYSVRRVPANQPGDNDNKDTGGLFLWAQSLFVLAQLLTGGLLHVNELDPIRRYLPSYNRPRRAGRYSAFQAKPAFGIATDLVVQVVLIAESMRLQAMMGTYGIQTQTPHEVEPVQVCSSTQLVHVYRELGVCAKLKLTGRPIRPVGSLGTSKIYRVCGMTVLCYPLIFEVSEFYLYRDMALLIDDIKTELQFVGKYWRLSGRPTVCLLVREEHMRDPHFKQMLDLFAMLKKGHCDGVKVRLGRLQNLISSSCIEHLDFMSQGEFPSEMFTQFKQLQHDYIGYQSLTDVPRTLTYREQILNYESFKHRSTSDVVEALRSTENIYAQSQLWGILMDREGPMYEVSGMSALESLKSLYHSAGVLRQWRAVRYCSSLLNHTVDSISPFITTVLVNGKQLTVGVIGQKETVFDKPMTPGEIQSVMYSTIQPYDVIGAVLQQEVVLYCGRLIATNPDMFRGILKIRVGWVLEAIRIYLELFPNEKKADATLESLSPFKLRTLLQRVLTVSDWADEAGLTQLQRRQLEGCLCRVPKHFYVHVWDILLSTPQGIIVQGHAIPAQPTLVNMSRSELSFALLVEEALVRIPSAARRQLCVELLCVLATILRRNPELYLQQPLDLDKLLDDAHSTYAKDSGQPVSDCSLAGATATVTLGYLARAVVNSVLQMAAAPHLATAAPTDHDSCLIT, encoded by the exons ATG gaTCACCCGGACCTAATGATTCGCCAGGGCAGCATTGATGACATCAATGCTCAGCAATTTCTGAAAATAGCTAATTATGAAGACACTGTCAGGCAGCTAGATATTTATTATGCCATTG TTAAACGGCAGTTACTACGATTTCAAAGCCCCATAACTGGTTTATTCCCAGTGCTTTCCTCTGATCTTCATATAGCAAGTGTGAGGGATAGCATTTACTGTGCTTCAGCTGTATGGGGCCTATACCAAGCTTATAG ACGTATAGATGATGATCGTGGAAAGTCGCATGAATTAGGGCAGAGCACAGTAAAATGTATGAGAGGTGTATTAGAATGCTGGATCAAGCAATCAGCAAGAGTAGAAGCCTTCAAGACTAGGCAGAGTGCGGCCCATGCGTTACATGTTAAGTTCCATCTTACAACAGGAGAACCAGTACTTGATGACGAGCAGTATCATCACTTACAAATTGATGTAGTGTccttatatttactttttttggtACAAATGATTACATCTGGACTTCAAATCATTTATACACAA GATGAAGTTGCATTTGTTCAAAACCTGGTATACTATGTTGAAAGAGCATACAGAACACCTGATTATGGCATGTGGGAACGAGGTTCTAAGTATAATGATGGCACACCAGAAATACATGCATCATCTATAG gtatgGCAAAGGCAGCCCTTGAAGCGATCAATGGATGCAATTTATTTGGTGACAAAGGAGCGTCATGGAGCGTTGTATACGTAGATATTGACGCACACAATAGAAACAGAAGTATTTTTGAAACAATGTTGCCACGGGAGTCTAGTTCTAAg GGTGTTGACGCCGCTCTTCTACCAACGATATCCTTCCCAGCTTTCGCAACGCACGAAGATATCTTAGTACAATTAACGAAAACGAACCTTTTGAATCGCTTGAAAGGGAAATATGGTTTTAAAAGGTTTAGTCGGGACGGTTATAAGTGTGTGTTGGAAGATCCCAATAGGCGTTATTATAATGAGGGTGAATTGAAGGAATTTGATGGAATGGAATCTGAGTGGCCGCTTTTCTATGTAATGATGATCATTGATGGTGTGTTTAGGACATTGCCGGAGCAGGTTGAGGAGTATCAGAAGTTGTTGAAGTCGAGAATATATATGGATGAATTTGGtg ATCCAGTCATCCCCTGGTACTACTACGTGCCTCGAGAAGGTGTTGAAAGTGAACGCAACGAACCCTATTCCGTACGAAGAGTTCCGGCAA ACCAACCAGGAGATAATGACAATAAAg ATACCGGAGGATTATTCCTATGGGCGCAATCATTGTTCGTGCTGGCTCAACTGTTAACGGGTGGGTTACTACACGTAAACGAGTTAGATCCTATACGACGGTATCTCCCTTCATATAATCGACCTAGGAGGGCTGGACGGTATTCTGCTTTTCag GCTAAACCAGCGTTC GGTATTGCTACTGACCTAGTGGTTCAAGTTGTTCTTATAGCTGAATCAATGCGGCTTCAAGCTATGATGGGAACGTATGGAATACAAACACAAACACCTCACGAAGTAGAACCAGTGCag GTTTGCAGTTCTACGCAATTGGTACACGTTTATCGCGAATTGGGTGTATGCGCTAAGTTGAAACTGACAGGTCGTCCCATTCGACCCGTAGGTTCCCTGGGAACTAGTAAG atttatcgCGTGTGCGGAATGACAGTTTTGTGCTATCCGCTGATTTTTGAAGTGTCAGAGTTCTACTTATATCGGGATATGGCTCTTTTAATCGATGATATTAAAACTGAATTGCAATTTGTTGGGAA ATATTGGCGTCTTTCGGGAAGGCCAACAGTGTGTCTATTAGTTCGTGAAGAACACATGCGAGACCCCCACTTTAAGCAGATGTTAGATCTCTTCGCGATGCTGAAGAAGGGGCACTGTGATGGGGTCAAAGTGAGACTGGGGCGATTGCAGAATCTTATATCAAGCTCTTGCATAG AGCATCTAGACTTCATGAGTCAAGGTGAATTTCCATCGGAGATGTTCACACAATTCAAACAATTGCAGCACGATTACATTGGCTATCAATCGTTAACTGATGTGCCACGGACACTAACATATAGAGAACAGATTCTTAACTATGAGTCGTTCAAGCACAGATCTACGTCAGATGTAGTCGAAGCTTTGCGATCCACAGAGAATATATATGCACAGAGTCAATTGTGGGGTATTTTGATGGATAGGGAGGGACCTATGTATGAG gtAAGTGGAATGAGTGCCTTGGAGTCCCTTAAAAGCCTGTACCACAGTGCCGGCGTGCTTCGTCAGTGGCGCGCAGTGCGATACTGCTCATCGTTGCTAAACCATACTGTGGACTCTATCAGCCCCTTCATTACCACTGTACTCGTTAACGGAAAGCAG TTAACAGTCGGTGTGATCGGTCAAAAGGAAACTGTCTTCGATAAACCAATGACGCCGGGCGAAATACAATCTGTCATGTATTCAACTATTCAACCTTATGACGTCATTGGCGCTGTGTTGCAACAG GAAGTCGTGCTGTACTGTGGCCGATTGATTGCCACAAATCCTGATATGTTCCGTGGTATACTAAAGATACGTGTAGGGTGGGTGTTGGAAGCGATTCGGATATATTTGGAACTATTCCCCAACGAAAAGAAAGCTGATGCCACCCTCGAAAGTCTATCGCCATTCAAATTACGGACCCTGCTTCAAAGGGTGCTCACTGTATCCGACTGGGCTGATGAAGCGGG ATTAACCCAGTTACAGAGACGGCAATTGGAAGGCTGCCTATGTCGAGTTCCTAAACACTTTTATGTGCACGTTTGGGATATTCTATTGAGTACACCGCAAGGAATTATTGTTCAA GGCCATGCAATACCAGCTCAACCAACCCTAGTGAACATGTCCCGTTCGGAACTATCATTTGCATTATTAGTAGAAGAGGCACTAGTCCGTATACCGTCAGCGGCTCGTCGCCAACTTTGTGTGGAACTACTCTGTGTCCTCGCGACAATATTACGAAGAAACCCGGAGCTGTATCTCCAACAACCATTGGATCTGGATAAATTGCTGGATGACGCGCACTCTACATATGCGAAG GATAGCGGGCAGCCGGTATCCGATTGTTCTTTAGCTGGTGCGACCGCGACCGTTACGTTGGGATATCTCGCTCGGGCGGTTGTTAATAGCGTCTTACAAATGGCTGCCGCGCCACATCTTGCCACAGCTGCCCCTACAGATCACGATTCATGTCTCATaacttaa
- the LOC125055982 gene encoding probable phosphorylase b kinase regulatory subunit beta isoform X1, whose protein sequence is MKRRRDHPDLMIRQGSIDDINAQQFLKIANYEDTVRQLDIYYAIVKRQLLRFQSPITGLFPVLSSDLHIASVRDSIYCASAVWGLYQAYRRIDDDRGKSHELGQSTVKCMRGVLECWIKQSARVEAFKTRQSAAHALHVKFHLTTGEPVLDDEQYHHLQIDVVSLYLLFLVQMITSGLQIIYTQDEVAFVQNLVYYVERAYRTPDYGMWERGSKYNDGTPEIHASSIGMAKAALEAINGCNLFGDKGASWSVVYVDIDAHNRNRSIFETMLPRESSSKGVDAALLPTISFPAFATHEDILVQLTKTNLLNRLKGKYGFKRFSRDGYKCVLEDPNRRYYNEGELKEFDGMESEWPLFYVMMIIDGVFRTLPEQVEEYQKLLKSRIYMDEFGDPVIPWYYYVPREGVESERNEPYSVRRVPANQPGDNDNKDTGGLFLWAQSLFVLAQLLTGGLLHVNELDPIRRYLPSYNRPRRAGRYSAFQAKPAFGIATDLVVQVVLIAESMRLQAMMGTYGIQTQTPHEVEPVQVCSSTQLVHVYRELGVCAKLKLTGRPIRPVGSLGTSKIYRVCGMTVLCYPLIFEVSEFYLYRDMALLIDDIKTELQFVGKYWRLSGRPTVCLLVREEHMRDPHFKQMLDLFAMLKKGHCDGVKVRLGRLQNLISSSCIEHLDFMSQGEFPSEMFTQFKQLQHDYIGYQSLTDVPRTLTYREQILNYESFKHRSTSDVVEALRSTENIYAQSQLWGILMDREGPMYEVSGMSALESLKSLYHSAGVLRQWRAVRYCSSLLNHTVDSISPFITTVLVNGKQLTVGVIGQKETVFDKPMTPGEIQSVMYSTIQPYDVIGAVLQQEVVLYCGRLIATNPDMFRGILKIRVGWVLEAIRIYLELFPNEKKADATLESLSPFKLRTLLQRVLTVSDWADEAGLTQLQRRQLEGCLCRVPKHFYVHVWDILLSTPQGIIVQGHAIPAQPTLVNMSRSELSFALLVEEALVRIPSAARRQLCVELLCVLATILRRNPELYLQQPLDLDKLLDDAHSTYAKDSGQPVSDCSLAGATATVTLGYLARAVVNSVLQMAAAPHLATAAPTDHDSCLIT, encoded by the exons ATGAAAAGAAGAAGG gaTCACCCGGACCTAATGATTCGCCAGGGCAGCATTGATGACATCAATGCTCAGCAATTTCTGAAAATAGCTAATTATGAAGACACTGTCAGGCAGCTAGATATTTATTATGCCATTG TTAAACGGCAGTTACTACGATTTCAAAGCCCCATAACTGGTTTATTCCCAGTGCTTTCCTCTGATCTTCATATAGCAAGTGTGAGGGATAGCATTTACTGTGCTTCAGCTGTATGGGGCCTATACCAAGCTTATAG ACGTATAGATGATGATCGTGGAAAGTCGCATGAATTAGGGCAGAGCACAGTAAAATGTATGAGAGGTGTATTAGAATGCTGGATCAAGCAATCAGCAAGAGTAGAAGCCTTCAAGACTAGGCAGAGTGCGGCCCATGCGTTACATGTTAAGTTCCATCTTACAACAGGAGAACCAGTACTTGATGACGAGCAGTATCATCACTTACAAATTGATGTAGTGTccttatatttactttttttggtACAAATGATTACATCTGGACTTCAAATCATTTATACACAA GATGAAGTTGCATTTGTTCAAAACCTGGTATACTATGTTGAAAGAGCATACAGAACACCTGATTATGGCATGTGGGAACGAGGTTCTAAGTATAATGATGGCACACCAGAAATACATGCATCATCTATAG gtatgGCAAAGGCAGCCCTTGAAGCGATCAATGGATGCAATTTATTTGGTGACAAAGGAGCGTCATGGAGCGTTGTATACGTAGATATTGACGCACACAATAGAAACAGAAGTATTTTTGAAACAATGTTGCCACGGGAGTCTAGTTCTAAg GGTGTTGACGCCGCTCTTCTACCAACGATATCCTTCCCAGCTTTCGCAACGCACGAAGATATCTTAGTACAATTAACGAAAACGAACCTTTTGAATCGCTTGAAAGGGAAATATGGTTTTAAAAGGTTTAGTCGGGACGGTTATAAGTGTGTGTTGGAAGATCCCAATAGGCGTTATTATAATGAGGGTGAATTGAAGGAATTTGATGGAATGGAATCTGAGTGGCCGCTTTTCTATGTAATGATGATCATTGATGGTGTGTTTAGGACATTGCCGGAGCAGGTTGAGGAGTATCAGAAGTTGTTGAAGTCGAGAATATATATGGATGAATTTGGtg ATCCAGTCATCCCCTGGTACTACTACGTGCCTCGAGAAGGTGTTGAAAGTGAACGCAACGAACCCTATTCCGTACGAAGAGTTCCGGCAA ACCAACCAGGAGATAATGACAATAAAg ATACCGGAGGATTATTCCTATGGGCGCAATCATTGTTCGTGCTGGCTCAACTGTTAACGGGTGGGTTACTACACGTAAACGAGTTAGATCCTATACGACGGTATCTCCCTTCATATAATCGACCTAGGAGGGCTGGACGGTATTCTGCTTTTCag GCTAAACCAGCGTTC GGTATTGCTACTGACCTAGTGGTTCAAGTTGTTCTTATAGCTGAATCAATGCGGCTTCAAGCTATGATGGGAACGTATGGAATACAAACACAAACACCTCACGAAGTAGAACCAGTGCag GTTTGCAGTTCTACGCAATTGGTACACGTTTATCGCGAATTGGGTGTATGCGCTAAGTTGAAACTGACAGGTCGTCCCATTCGACCCGTAGGTTCCCTGGGAACTAGTAAG atttatcgCGTGTGCGGAATGACAGTTTTGTGCTATCCGCTGATTTTTGAAGTGTCAGAGTTCTACTTATATCGGGATATGGCTCTTTTAATCGATGATATTAAAACTGAATTGCAATTTGTTGGGAA ATATTGGCGTCTTTCGGGAAGGCCAACAGTGTGTCTATTAGTTCGTGAAGAACACATGCGAGACCCCCACTTTAAGCAGATGTTAGATCTCTTCGCGATGCTGAAGAAGGGGCACTGTGATGGGGTCAAAGTGAGACTGGGGCGATTGCAGAATCTTATATCAAGCTCTTGCATAG AGCATCTAGACTTCATGAGTCAAGGTGAATTTCCATCGGAGATGTTCACACAATTCAAACAATTGCAGCACGATTACATTGGCTATCAATCGTTAACTGATGTGCCACGGACACTAACATATAGAGAACAGATTCTTAACTATGAGTCGTTCAAGCACAGATCTACGTCAGATGTAGTCGAAGCTTTGCGATCCACAGAGAATATATATGCACAGAGTCAATTGTGGGGTATTTTGATGGATAGGGAGGGACCTATGTATGAG gtAAGTGGAATGAGTGCCTTGGAGTCCCTTAAAAGCCTGTACCACAGTGCCGGCGTGCTTCGTCAGTGGCGCGCAGTGCGATACTGCTCATCGTTGCTAAACCATACTGTGGACTCTATCAGCCCCTTCATTACCACTGTACTCGTTAACGGAAAGCAG TTAACAGTCGGTGTGATCGGTCAAAAGGAAACTGTCTTCGATAAACCAATGACGCCGGGCGAAATACAATCTGTCATGTATTCAACTATTCAACCTTATGACGTCATTGGCGCTGTGTTGCAACAG GAAGTCGTGCTGTACTGTGGCCGATTGATTGCCACAAATCCTGATATGTTCCGTGGTATACTAAAGATACGTGTAGGGTGGGTGTTGGAAGCGATTCGGATATATTTGGAACTATTCCCCAACGAAAAGAAAGCTGATGCCACCCTCGAAAGTCTATCGCCATTCAAATTACGGACCCTGCTTCAAAGGGTGCTCACTGTATCCGACTGGGCTGATGAAGCGGG ATTAACCCAGTTACAGAGACGGCAATTGGAAGGCTGCCTATGTCGAGTTCCTAAACACTTTTATGTGCACGTTTGGGATATTCTATTGAGTACACCGCAAGGAATTATTGTTCAA GGCCATGCAATACCAGCTCAACCAACCCTAGTGAACATGTCCCGTTCGGAACTATCATTTGCATTATTAGTAGAAGAGGCACTAGTCCGTATACCGTCAGCGGCTCGTCGCCAACTTTGTGTGGAACTACTCTGTGTCCTCGCGACAATATTACGAAGAAACCCGGAGCTGTATCTCCAACAACCATTGGATCTGGATAAATTGCTGGATGACGCGCACTCTACATATGCGAAG GATAGCGGGCAGCCGGTATCCGATTGTTCTTTAGCTGGTGCGACCGCGACCGTTACGTTGGGATATCTCGCTCGGGCGGTTGTTAATAGCGTCTTACAAATGGCTGCCGCGCCACATCTTGCCACAGCTGCCCCTACAGATCACGATTCATGTCTCATaacttaa